TGCAGCCGCAAGTGGGATCGTCAATAGAACCCGGCGTGGGacctgggcctgggcctcTGCGACACCCGCGGCCGCTGACAGCAGCGGAATTGCACTCGCAGCTGGAAAAGGAACAAGAGGCGGTGGTGCGAAGTGGCCCTGTCCGTTCCACTTATAGGAGTTCGACTGACGTGATTGCTTCGTACAGGTAAACCGATTGACGCGAGAACTGTCTCTTCTACGCGCTGCCCAGAACGCTTCCGTCGTCTCCAACGCTTCGTCTACGTCGgccccgacgtcgacgcaCGACCCAATCGCCGACACATCGCTGCTTTCCGGCTCGGGGTTCAGCATTCCCACGACGCGTCGACACCACCGCAATTCTTCTTCGGCTTCACAAAATTTTGCTACGAGCCAGCTCGCTTCCTCGTACGAAGCCCGACACCATATCCCTTCTCGTCCCTCGCAGCCAGTACCGCTCTCGCGACAAGACAGCGCTGCCTCGAGACGCAGCCAGACAAACTCCCCTGGACCGCAGGTCTCGTCGCTAGATCCCTCAAGCTACTTCCACCAGCAAAGAATCCCCCCGGCAGCATCTGCGCCAATGAGCTctgtcgccgccacgcctGGAAGCGGAAGCATGGCCGACCAAATGAGCCCCGCTCTGATGGCAGCAACATCCCGATACGAAGAGACTGCCTTCTACCGCAGCGAACTTGAGACTGCGAAGAAGGAAAATGAGGCATTAAAGCGGCGCATCAGGGACCTTGAGAGGATGGTACAAAAcaggcgagcgagcgaaaCTAGCCGCACCAGGAGCGAAAGTGTTAGCACCACGGCGAGTGCCAGCGTTGCGACCGCAGGCGGAGCCGGTATTGCGGGACCACGCGATGTAGCGGCTTCCAGGCCGGAGAGAGGGCGAGGTATGACGAGCCAGAGCGTTGCTAGTGCCAGTAGTGTCGCTGTCGGGGTTCCAGAGGATGAGGTAAAGGTGGGAGAAAGCGCTGCGAGCTCCGGTGTGGGAAACAATCAGCCTTGATTCATTATGGAAGCAAAGACTACCAGTGCAGCAAAGATAGAGAGATTACTGGATATGGCGTGTAATGGTCAAGGGAGCCTGGCACAGATATAGTATGGCCAACACGAGGCGTTATGGGGAGCGAGTCAACGAAACTGCAGAGCAAGCACTTTTTTTCTCCTTCTGATCTGTCCTTGGTCTGAACTAAACATTCATTGTCGTATAAGTTTCAACCGGCCAACAATGGCATGCTACCGCCATGGAACTCTGTTGCGTCTTCGCACTTCGCACGTCTATACGAGCACTTCCAGTCGTCAAAAGCCACTTCTCACTcttcgcccgtcgccgctgaGTCGTCGAGGTCTGATTCGGCGTGCGTCATCTAAAAGTTTTTCCTGGCGCGTTTGGCGGGCGGTTCGAACGTtacgccgtcttcgtcccagaggtcctcgtccagcagcaTCCGCTTCGAGGTCGCTGGCGGGGCGTTGTTGTTGGGTTTGCGATCCGAGCCCGAGGACCACAACGACTTGGGGCTGGGGGGGTTAGCGGCGAGAACGGAAGACCGAAGTTTCATCATCGGCTTGTCCTCGGAGTCGGAGTCGGAAAAGGGCGTCGCGAACTGCTGAAGAAGCTCGCGCTTGATCTGGGAGTCGAGATCCTGAAACAgaggcgaggatggcgcaAACTTGCCCATGTCGTCAGAATCGTCGCCCGCAGTGGAAACTCTGCCATTTGTGCGGCTGTAGGGAcgcagcagcttcttgagcgGCTTATCATCGTCCGAATCCGACTCGTGCTTGAGGTCCAGGACAGTTTGAGCGCGGTGTTGTCCATTGATGCTTTGGATGCGTTGAGAGAGGCGCTGCTTCATGAGTGGTTtatcgtcatcatcgtccgaATCCGACTCGTGCTTGAGGTCCAAGACAGCTTGTTGACCGCGTTGTTGTTCATTGATGGCTTGGAGttcagcagccgcagctgtGCCATCAGGTTCGTATAGGCTGCAGTCATCATCCTCTGCATCCGCATCaccgaggtcctcgtcgctgctgtcccGTAGCTCAATCAGCACAGTCGACGCTTCGCTGGGTGTTTCGTCGCGGCTAGCGAAGAGTTCAGTCGGCACGCTCGACAATTCACTGgaatcttcttcttcgtcgtcgtcatcgtcgccgtcgctggcatcctcctcctcctcatcctcctctgccgccgctgccgcgatATAcgcgttgccgccgaggcgggccaGCTTGATTCGCAAGTAACCATCGATCCGCTCCACCAAGCTTCTAAGCGTAGTCTGGTCCTCCAGCGCCGTCAGGAGGTGGAAAGCCGCCGAGAGCGCCGTCCTGAACTTGCGACTCTCGAACTCTCGCTTGTCGGACTCCCACTTCAACTCCTCAACGTGGGtcgcctgctcctcgagcttcgcCTTGGCGTCTTCGGCTTCCTTGAAGAGTCCATCGCGGGCTTTCTGCAGCGCGTTGTTCGTGTGCTGCATGCGATTGCTCTTGGCGACCTccgccttgagctcgtccCGCGCAGTCTggaggagcgcctcgagctcgagctctcTTTTCTCAAGCTTCTTGTTCTCGGATCGAAGTTTCTTCGCCTTgacctcgagcttcttgacgcGTTTGTGGAGAGGCGTGTTGGCTTCGTCTTTGGCCTTGCTGTCTTTTGTCTCGCCGTTGCTCTTTCTCGTTGAAGATCGGTGCAGCTTATCCTCAGTGCGTTCCTTCTTCATAGCACGAGGTGTGGTATtggcgggcgccgctggGGGCTCAGGCATGGTGGTCTTTCCCGAGGTCTTCTGCTCTTG
This sequence is a window from Purpureocillium takamizusanense chromosome 8, complete sequence. Protein-coding genes within it:
- a CDS encoding uncharacterized protein (EggNog:ENOG503P4XH): MPDLNSVPASPHALAAPRRQSSHQMPPPATSQSPSLNILPSNQDVVSHGQSSSHGHTHSRHHSLSHAASSVPSPQLAASQPLQPQVGSSIEPGVGPGPGPLRHPRPLTAAELHSQLEKEQEAVVNRLTRELSLLRAAQNASVVSNASSTSAPTSTHDPIADTSLLSGSGFSIPTTRRHHRNSSSASQNFATSQLASSYEARHHIPSRPSQPVPLSRQDSAASRRSQTNSPGPQVSSLDPSSYFHQQRIPPAASAPMSSVAATPGSGSMADQMSPALMAATSRYEETAFYRSELETAKKENEALKRRIRDLERMVQNRRASETSRTRSESVSTTASASVATAGGAGIAGPRDVAASRPERGRGMTSQSVASASSVAVGVPEDEVKVGESAASSGVGNNQP